One window from the genome of Paramisgurnus dabryanus chromosome 20, PD_genome_1.1, whole genome shotgun sequence encodes:
- the slc2a15a gene encoding solute carrier family 2 member 15a, protein MAEEVLITTTVTKSSHLTSSLLAVAFLTSFGSSMLYGYNLAVVNSPALYIKDFYNQTVISRNGTGLTEEALTLMYSLTVSVFAIGGLIGSLMVGTLVTKFGRKGTLVNSTVLVFLAGTLMGFSRICGSPEMVIFGRFVTGIHSGISLSVVPMYLGEIAPKNLRGFLGLVPSIFICIGVFSAQVLGLHELLGKEEHWPLFLSLVVVPTFIQLMLLPWFPESPRYLLIEKHNVHATITALKWYRAKCNIQEEIEEMQEEQRSLSSMETISVWQLLLDHTVRWQVLSVVVINIGMQLSGIDAIWFYTNDIFENAGIPAPEIQYTTVGTGAIEIIAGLVGCFTIERLGRRPLIIGGFGFMGMCCAGITLSLILQTHVSFMKYISVGCVVGIIAGFCIGPAGVPFLITAELFKQSHRPAAYTVGGSLNWMSNFTIGFIFPFLQMSAGSYCYLVFCAVCLTVAVYVYFVIPETKNKTFVEISQMFATKEAVEESLALGHPDQLKLKKMNGYGSLENGSLEFDSSSSCP, encoded by the exons atgGCTGAAGAAGTTTTAATTACAACGACAGTCACAAAATCATCG CACCTTACCTCATCCCTGCTGGCAGTGGCTTTCCTCACCTCCTTTGGTAGCTCTATGCTATATGGATACAATCTAGCTGTAGTCAACTCTCCTGCTCTG TACATTAAAGACTTCTATAACCAAACGGTGATAAGTCGAAATGGAACCGGACTGACCGAGGAGGCCCTTACCCTCATGTATTCACTtactgtttcagtgtttgcaATTGGAGGCCTCATCGGTTCCTTGATGGTTGGCACGCTGGTCACCAAATTTGGAAG GAAAGGAACACTGGTGAACTCCACTGTACTGGTGTTCCTAGCGGGAACGCTCATGGGATTCAGCAGGATCTGTGGCTCACCTGAAATGGTCATCTTTGGTCGTTTTGTAACGGGGATACATTCAG GTATCTCTCTCAGTGTGGTGCCCATGTACCTTGGAGAAATTGCTCCTAAAAACCTAAGAGGCTTTCTGGGGCTCGTGCCCAGCATATTCATTTGCATTGGAGTTTTTTCAGCTCAAGTCCTGGGCCTGCATGAACTTTTAGGAAAG GAGGAGCACTGGCCCCTGTTTCTCTCCCTTGTGGTTGTCCCCACCTTTATCCAGCTGATGCTGTTGCCATGGTTTCCAGAAAGTCCACGTTACCTGTTGATTGAGAAGCACAATGTTCATGCCACGATCACTG CGCTTAAATGGTACAGGGCCAAATGTAACATCCAGGAAGAGATAGAGGAGATGCAGGAGGAGCAACGCTCTCTGTCATCAATGGAGACTATATCTGTCTGGCAGCTGCTACTGGACCACACTGTTCGCTGGCAGGTCCTTTCTGTGGTGGTTATCAACATCGGCATGCAGCTTTCTGGTATTGATGCG ATTTGGTTTTACACCAACGACATCTTTGAGAATGCTGGGATTCCAGCCCCTGAGATCCAGTATACCACTGTAGGAACTGGGGCTATAGAGATTATTGCAGGCCTTGTTGGG TGTTTCACCATTGAACGTCTGGGTCGAAGGCCATTGATTATTGGGGGATTTGGCTTCATGGGAATGTGTTGTGCTGGGATAACACTGTCTCTCATTCTTCAA ACACATGTGTCGTTTATGAAGTATATAAGCGTGGGGTGTGTGGTTGGAATAATCGCTGGATTCTGTATAGGGCCAG cggGTGTACCATTCCTGATCACAGCAGAGCTCTTTAAGCAATCTCATCGTCCAGCTGCATACACTGTTGGAGGGTCTCTTAACTGGATGTCTAACTTCACTATCGGCTTCATCTTTCCTTTTCTGCAG ATGTCTGCTGGGTCATACTGCTATCTGGTGTTTTGTGCTGTGTGTTTGACTGTGGCCGTCTATGTGTACTTTGTTATTCCTGAGACTAAAAATAAGACATTTGTAGAGATTAGTCAAATGTTTGCTACTAAAGAGGCCGTGGAGGAGAGTCTGGCCCTTGGTCACCCAGACCAACTCAAACTGAAAAAGATGAATGGATATGGATCACTTGAAAATGGTTCGCTTGAATTTGACAGCTCATCCTCCTGCCCTTGA